GGTTTTGGTTAATTCCGTTGAAATAGGTAAAAATAGTCCTTCTTTAATTTGAAGGACTTTTTTTATGATAAAATAGGTTCTAGATCTTTGGTAGATAGTTTAGGGGGGAGAAGAAATTGTTTTCTTACTTAAAACATAAAGCAGAAAATCTTTTTCCTGGTTATTTTGCCTTAGTCATGGCTACTGGGGCATTATCGATAGGAACACACCTGCTTGGGATGGAGATTATTTCAAAGACGTTATTATATATTAACATCATTGCCTATTTTTCTTTATGGGTCCTGACTCTTACACGTATTTTCTGCTATTTTCCTAGAATGGCAGCTGATTTGACCAGCCATTCACTTGGGCCAGGATTTTTTACATTAGTAGCTGGAACTAGTGTATTGGGCTGCCAACTTATTATTGTCGCAAACCAATATACGATTGCGATTTACTTATGGGGAATTGCTATTTTTTTATGGCATGTGATTATGTACACCTTCTTTCCAGCAGTGACGGTGAGACGGGATAAACCTTCGATGGTTGAAGGGATTAACGGTGCTTGGTTGATTGCAGCAGTTGCCACCCATTCCCTTTCTATTCTCGGCTCCCTGCTTTCTCCACACGTAGGTTCTGGAAGACCAATTGTTTTGTTCTTTTCTTTATGTATGTATTTCCTTGGATGCATGTTGTATCTTAACATTATTACACTTATTTTCTATCGTTTTACCTTCTTAAAGTTAGATCATTCTGCCCTTACACCACCTTACTGGATTAATATGGGAGCAGTTGCTATTACTACCTTATCCGGATCTACTTTAATCTTACATGCAAAATCCTGGTCCTTTTTAACAGAAATAACACCTTTCTTAAAGGGCTTTACTTTGTTTTTTTGGATCACTGGTACCTGGTGGATTCCACTATTATTCATACTAATGATATGGCGCCATATCTATCATCGCTATCCACTTTCCTATGATCCGCAGTTTTGGGGCATGGCCTTCCCGCTTGCCATGTATACAACTAGCACATACCAATTGTCAAAAGCACTAGACTTATCGTTTTTAACTATCATTCCTAGAGTGATGATATATGTTGCAATTGCCGCATGGATTTTTGTATTTTTAGGCATGATCCATCATTTATATTTTCATTTTCGTAATCATTTCCAAACACCAACTATGAAAAACATCTCTAATTAAACTTGGGATGTTTTTTTTTACAAATTAAATCTTGCCAAGTTGCCCAATAGTGGAATATATTAGAAAAAATAATCAGTAATGGAAGTGAGTATTATGCATGTACCAGTAAAACTAAATGTTGGCGATGAAATAAGAATTGTGGCACCAAGTAGAAGTGCAGGAATTATGTCAGAGGTAGGAGTCAAACAAGCTAAGAAACGTTTAGAAGATCTAGGTTTTAAAGTAACCTTTGGAAAAAACATTTTTGAATCGGATCTACAAAACTCTACATCTATTGAAAAAAGAGTACAGGATATTCATGAGGCATTTCAAGATTCAAATGTTAAAGGGATTTTAACTGTTATAGGTGGATTTAATAGTAATGAACTATTACCCTATTTAGATTATGAATTAATTAAAAATAATCCAAAGGTGTTCTGTGGCTATAGTGATATTACAGCGATTGCCACTGCAATCACCACTCAAGCTGGATTCATTACATACTCAGGACCACACTTTTCCAGTTTTCAAATGGGTCAAGCCCAGGAATACCAAACGTCTTTTTTTAAAAAATGCGTCATGCAATCAGAAGAATTCAGCGTGGAAGCCTCACCTGTCTGGAGTGATGATTCATGGTATTTAGACCAAGAAAACCGTCATTTTGGAGAGGCAAAATGGAAAACGTACAGTGAAGGTTCGACAAAGGGGACTTTATATGGTGGAAATCTATGCACCCTGAACTTATTACAAGGCACTACCTATATGCCAGCACTTGAGGATTGTGTACTCTTTATAGAAGATGATGAATTGACCATTCCAGAGACATTCGCACGTGACCTTACTTCCCTTTTACAAGTTGCAGGAAAGATAAAGGGTCTCGTTATTGGTAGATTCCAACGAGTTTCAAAAGTAACGGAAGAACAGCTGCTGTTCATTTTGGATAAGCATCCACAACTAAAGGAAATTCCTGTGTTATATGATGTAGATTTTGGACATACCCAGCCTATTTTCACCTTTCCTATTGGCGGCGAAGTCGAAATTGATAGTTCGGACAAAACGATTAAATTCACTAGATTTTAAGAATACGATCTATCCGACGGCCCTTCTTTTAAAAAGAAGGGCTTTTTTGTTTAAAAATGGTGGAATAGGAATATTGTTCTATACGGTATATTGAAACTTAGTACTTTTCACTCGTTGACTCGCATGACATTCTAAACGATAATGATAATCGTTATCAATTAAAAGGAGGCGTTTAGTATGTTTATTCAATTTTTAAAGGAAAACCGTTTCATTTCACTGTTACTTACAGTGCTGCGGCTTTATCTTGGATGGCAGTGGATCCAGGCAGGTTGGGGGAAAATCTCTAGTGGAGCATTCGATGCAACAGGATTTTTAAATGGAGCAATTAAAAATATGGCAGGTGACCACCCTTCTGTTCAACCCTGGTGGGGTTCGTTTATTAAAGAGTTCGCCCTACCATATGTTGACCTTTTTAATGTACTTGTTCCTTGGGGTGAATTTTTAGTCGGTCTCGGATTAATTTTAGGAATCTTCACCTCATTTTCAATACTAATGGGTCTAACTATGAACTTTGCCTATATGTTCTCAGGAACAACCAGCACCAATCCTCAAATGGTTTTATTAAGCTTATTCATTTTAATTGCTGGATTAAACGCTGGAAAAATTGGATTAGACCGATGGTTTATTCCATTTTTAAAGAAATTACTATTTAAGAAGACAGAAGCGCAAATTCCTCAAGGTGCCTAACAAATGATACATAATCAGGTAAGACCATCAACGTCATTGGTTGATGGTCTTATCGAAACAATTCTTAAGCATATTCAATAAAATGATCATTTTTCAAAATCGGAACGGTTTGGTATACATTTAAACGGCTACAATGTGTGACGTCTGCTTCAAAGCCTCTTGCTCGTAGCTCTCGTCCGCTCCCACACTCCCAAATTAATTCATCAAGATTTACTTTTGTATGAAGAAATGAAGTCATACAAAGCTCAGCTTCAGGAGACTTTTTTCCTTCTAAATAGGAAAGTATAGCTCCAGCACCTAAATAGTCCTCAATCGCTGGGCGGAGAGTATCTTCGTGTTCTTTTACTTCCCCCCATTGTTCACCGCAAGGGATAACCGTAATATTGGAGGCCGTTTGCTTTTGTATTTGATTAGCAGCTACTGCCACAGATTCGGCATTGAGGAAAGATCCAATTAACAGGGCAGGAACTCTGGATGCAATCCACGTGCAAAATGCCCCATTAATTGAGGTCAAAACATATTTTCGCTCCCTATGATTTTGTCCAAAAGAAACCGGTGATAACGTAGGCTTTCCGATTTTCGCAGCCTCTGCTCTTCCTAAGATAAACTCAGCGCCAATTTCTTTCGCATACTTTTTTCCATCTAAGCTCTGAGGATACGGATAGATGTGTGCCCCATTTCGTAAGGCAGTTATTACTGTGGATGAGAAACTTAGGACATCGACAATGACGATAATATCTCCTCTATCCGCTGCCTCTCTTGCTCCGCGCCTTCCCCACTCCACTTTACATTCATATCGATCTTGATCGAAAAACATAATCATCACCCTTTCAGCTTACTAAGTTTGTAACCTTGATTTTAAAGGAATAACAAAAAAATAATAGACTTATATTTATAAAATGGTAAAATTAGGATTGAGGTCTGTAAAAAAAACTCTCTTTTGTCCAAAAGAGAGTTTTTTGTTTATCCCTTAACGCCGTTCCCAAATTATGTTCCATACATACTTTGTCATTACAAACGGAAAAGAGGGTATAGTGCATGATCAACGTTTTATTTGTGTGCTTGGGGAATATTTGCCGTTCACCGATGGCTGAAGCTTTGTTTCGCCACTTAGTCAAAAAGGAAAAATTGGTAAATAAAATTGCAGTTGATTCCGCTGCAACTAGTCCCTTACAAATCGGCTTCCCGCCGCATGAAGGAACACTAAATATATTAAAAAAATACAATATCTATTCTGACGGTCTAGTTGGACGCAAACTAAAGAAAGAAGACTTTAGGAAGTTCGACTACATTATCGGTATGGACGAAAGCAATATAAAAAATATTTATAGAATAACGGGCAAGCCCAATCATACAAAAATATTTAGGTTGCTCGACCTAACCAAATACAAAAAAGATATCCCTGATCCATTTTTCACCGGAGATTTTGAGGAAACCTTTCGACTTGTTTCCGCTGGCTGCCGGGTATTACTTAATAAAATTCGCAGAGAACAAAACTTATAACGTAAATAGGCGACCTATAATTGAATAACTGTGTTTAATGATTTTAGGTAAACCATCTTTATCATTTGACAAAGGATTAATCTGCCATTATCATCAACTCAAAATGATCTTTGGGGAGATAAAGATGAAAATTTATGTTGATGCAGATGCATGTCCGGTAAAAGATATCATTATCTCTGAAGGTACGAATGCTGACATACCTGTTATCCTTGTTACTAGCTTCTCTCATTTTTCGAATGCAGAACAACCATCGGGTGTAGAAACCATTTATGTTGACTCTGGAGCAGATGCTGCGGATTATCGGATAATGAAGTTAGCAGAAAAAGGAGATATAATCGTTACGCAAGATTATGGTCTTGCCTCTTTGGGTTTAGCAAAAGGTTGTAAGGTACTTCATCATAAGGGGTCTAGCTATACCAATGAAAATATTGACCAATTATTACAAACTCGTTATTTGAGTGCAATGGCTCGAAAAAGCGGAAAACGGACAAAGGGCCCAAAACCATTTACATCAGAAGATAGGGAGAAATTTAAGGAACTTTTTAAAAGAGCGATCTCACATTAAAAGGGACGTTTATTTTTTCTTTATAATCTCTCATAAAATTAGCGTTAATCCCACGGATTAACGCTAATTTTATCTCGTATTTCTTCTCATTTCATAAATAGTCCGTTTAATTTGTTTTTCCAGTTTTTCAAAAAAAGTGTCTAACCCTTTGCTGGCACCTGAATCCAATACACTTTTTCCAGCTAGTGCAAGGGCACCCGTTACATCCGCATCGGCCCTACATGTAATTTTAGACCCGCCTTGAACTTCACTTATCAGTAGGTCTGCCTTACCCACAACTTCGCCAACATTTCCCTTTCCTTCAACGCGTAGCTGATAGGTTGACTGATTTTTCTCGAAAAATCTAATCTTTAATGAAAAGACATCTTGGATCGGACCGATGTTCACATCTAACTCTGCTTGGTATACTCCTTTTGACGTTTCCACAAACGATTTACAACCAGGTATTGAATTCCTTAGAACTTTTTCATTTTTTATATACTTCCAGACAACGTTCCTTGGCAGCCCAAAACGATGCTCGTATGTGATATTCATTGGTCCTCCTCCATCCATAGATGTTTTAATCCCATTCATTTATTCATATTCAAAGCGAACTAAGATTGTTAACGTTTTTCTCCTACATCTCCCAGAAAACGCTTTCATTCACTAACGCTTTAAATTTAAAAAATAAAATAATATTCAAACTATTGTGTTTATTGAAATAATATTCTATAATACTTTGCAATACGAAATATTAGAGGAGGTAAACACATTGAAAACCCTAGAAAAAGTTAGTCAGTTTGTTGGCAGTACTTTTGCCATCTGGGTGCTACTATTTGCAGCACTTGCATTCTTTTCACCCGCTACATTTACATGGATTGCTCCACATATCTCGTTATTGTTAGGAATCATCATGTTTGGAATGGGTTTAACCCTTTCTGCCAACGACTTTAAAGAAGTATTTAAACGCCCAAAAGATGTGGCTATCGGCGTGGTTGGTCAATTTTTAATTATGCCAGCCCTTGCTTTTCTTTTAGCAAAAGGCCTAAATTTATCACCCGAAGTCGCAGTTGGCGTTATTTTGGTCGGCTGCTGTCCTGGGGGAACCGCCTCAAACGTAATGACCTTTCTTTCTATGGGGGATGTCGCACTAAGTGTTACCATTACATCCATCACAACAATCCTAGCTCCACTTGTAACACCTGCACTCATTTTATTACTTGCAAGCGAATGGATTCCTGTGGATCCAGGGGGTCTTTTTCTATCCATTGTAAAAATCGTCTTGTTCCCTATCATTCTAGGCGTTGTAGTTAAAAAACTATTTAATAAACAGGCACAAGCCAGTGTGAAGGTCTTGCCGCTGGTTTCTATTATCGCCATTGTTGCAATCGTTACGGCTGTTGTATCTGTTAGCCAACAAGCCATTGCCAAAACTGGATTAATTATTTTTGCGGTAGTTGTCCTACATAATTGCCTTGGGTATTTACTGGGATATTCATTTGGAAAAATGTTTAAGATGGATCTTTCGAAGAAAAAAGCGGTGGCAATCGAGGTTGGAATGCAAAACTCTGGTTTAGGTGCTGCTATTGCAGCTGCTCACTTCTCTCCACTAGCAGCTGTTCCAAGTGCTATTTTCAGTGTATGGCATAACATTTCAGGGCCAGTCTTAGCAACTATTTTTAGTCGCATGGAAGACGAAAAGTCAACTGCAAAGATAAATGCTGATCAAACATTAGCAAAATAGCTTTTTCTAAACCATCTTCTTTCAAACAAGAAGATGGTTTTTTACCTTTTGGAAATGACCCCCTAAACCATTCTCCTTTTAACCTTGTTATAATAGTGTTAATCAAGGAGTGTATGCTATGAAAATATTAAAATATCTATTCATCTTCATTTTCATCATTGGACTTGGGGTTTCAGCCTGGTTTTACTATCCGCAGTATCAGATATACAAAATGAAAAAACAGACAGCGGTTGCTGTTAATCATAAAACCAATCAAATTTCGTATCTTAACTATTTCCAAAATGCTAAAACAGAGGAACTCCACCTTCTAGCCATTGGAGATTCAATTATTCGAGGAGTTGGTGCTGGACCGAATGAGAACTTTGTAAGCCAATTTTCTACTAAATTAGCGGAACAGACCAACAAACAAGTTACCTTTGATAACCAAGGTATCAATGGGATTACTAGTGGTGAATTAAATGAGCTAGTTCAGGAAGGTCGCTTTGATGAATCGATTAAGCAGTCTGATATTGTAACCATAAATGTTGGTGGCAATGATGTTCTTCGCATGGCCCGTGGTCAAAATTTTCGAACCGTCATTCAAGACTACGATCAACTGCAAACCTCTTTTTCGAAAAATCTTAATGAGATTACTACCAGAATTACCAAAGTGAATCCGAAGGCCACGATTGTATTTCTAGAATTGTATAACCCCATCCATCCTGATGATCAAATGTATTCTATAGCAGACAAAATGCTGCCTAAATGGAATCTTCATATCTATGAAGTTGCGAATCAAATTCCAGGTTCCATCGTTATTGAAACAACAAAGGTCATTAATGGAGACAAGCTGCAAAACCTCTCCCCAGATGGTGTCCATCCCAATGTAGCTGGATATACAGCCATTTCAGAGCAAATCATGTATCAGCTTAAGCATCAAATTAGAAAAAGTTCAGTATAAGTACGAACGAACCGTATCTTTATAGGTACGGTTTTTTTCATAATACACACATTATAATTCCAGTGTCATGAATACGCTATTGGGATCCTCTTTATAATCAGAGAAAGGCTTGCAATTTTGAAATCCAAAGCTAACATATAATCTTCTTGCTGGTTCGAATGCCTCCATTGAGCCCGTTTCCAAACTTACACGTTGATAACCACGTAACTTCGCTTCCTCAATCAGATGTTGTAGCATTCGCTTTGCCACACCTTTTCTTAGATGCAAGGCAGAAGTTCGCATGGATTTGATCTCCCCATGTTCACTATTTAGCTCTTTTAGTGCGCCGCATCCAAGTAATTCCCTACCATCCCATGCACTCCAAAACGCTATCTCAGGTTTCCTTAACTGCTGAAGATTTAAAGCATGAATACTTTCCGGTGGAGAGTTCAATGACATGTTATAAAGGTGTTCACTTATTAAACTTGCAATTTCAGGTCCAGTTAAATCATCGCTTCTAATTTCCATAAAAGCCTCCTAATTACTCTCAGTTTCTATTTAATTAAATCCTATCTATAAACCATCGGACATTCAACGATTATGTAAGAAAATCTTACACAGTTTCACTCCCCCTCTGTTATAAAAATGTAATATTCTTATAACACAGTTGATAGAATGATTTGCTACAATATTGATACATTAAATAGTACGAACATTTAGAAAATTATTGTTACTAGATTCAATGAATTTTTTAAGAAAGTAGTGGTGTTTGGTGATCAAAAAGTTGATAATGATATTAAGTATAGTGATTATTCTCACAGTATCAGCAGGAAACCCATTTTTACATAGTGTATATGCAGAATCTTTAACTAACCTACATAATCAAAACCTTCAATCACAATCGCAGTCAACCACTCCCATAAATTCATTAACCATTGCAGCAGAAATTCCCAACCTTGAAGCAAACCCAAATAATGTAAAGGAACAAATGAAACGAGTTTACGATGCTATTCAAGCAAATAATGTTGAAATTCTCAAAAATGAAAATTATGGAAAACTAGCAAAAGCTGAGGTAGAAAAACTTGAAAAAGAGATGAAAACTTTAGAAGAGAGTATGGAAAAAAGGAAGAGTGTATTAAAGGACCGAGCTCTATCTTATCAGCACACAGACATGCATGTCTCCTACATTGATGTATTGCTTGGTTCCACTAGTTTTCGTGATTTTGTGGAACGTGTTGGAGCAGTCGCTGCAATTGCCGAAGCTGACAGAACTCTATTGGAACAGCAAGAAACGGAACAACAGGAATATGATACCAAGAAAGTAGCTTTAGAAAAAAAGCTTACTGAAATAGCCAATATGAAAAAAAACTTAGAGACATTAAAGTCACATCTGATTAAACAACAGAATGAATACAGTTTGTTAAAGGAGCAAGTTAAAGAAGAAGTTAGTAAAAAAGAAGTTGTTAAACAAACATACATAAATGCGATACCAGCTAAACAAAGTGATTACATAAGTACGGTAATAAACGCAGGTAAGAAGTATATTGGCAATTCAGTTTACGTATTTGGCGGCGGTAGAAGTACGAATGATGTTGCACGTGGCCGATTTGATTGCTCCGGCTTTGTCCATTGGGCTTTTGCACAAGCGGGCGTGACTATCGGGACTACGACTTCTGCTATTAAGAATGATGGCAGGCAGGTTGCTGCAAAAGATATGCAGCCAGGGGACCTTGTGTTTTTTGATACATATAAAAAGGACGGACACGTCGGTATCTATATCGGTGACGGAAAATTCATTGGCTCTCAAAGCTCAACCGGTGTTGCGATCGCCGATATGTCACAAGGTTATTGGAAAAATGCATTTAAAGGGCGGGTTGTGCGGATATAAAAAAATGGTATTGGATACAGTTTGCCTCTCTTTTATTATGGTAGATGACCATGGTGTTGCTCGCCATCCCTGTTTTCACCTTTTTCAAACCCAGCTTTTGATAAAATTCATCGTTACCCGTTGTCGCAATTAGATGAACGCAGGAAACATGACTAAGTTCGTTTAGGAGATACTCCATTATTTTTCTAGCAATGCCTTGCTTATGATATTCCTGATGAACGACCACATCATATATTGCAGCATTAAACACTCCATCAGTCATGGCTCTTCCAAATCCAACAATTCGATCATCCATTTTTACAATAGCAACAACATTACTTGCCTCGAAAATTTGTTCAATGATTTCATTGGAATGTTTAGTCCAACCCACTGAGCGATAAACCTCTCTCATTTCATCAAGGTTACTTTTTGAAAAATTACTATGAATCTTCATATTTACCACAAAACCTCCTATTACTTAATTACGTCATTTCATTGGGCTACTCAGTTTACTTGGTTTAATACCTAAAAAATTCAAAAAAAATGGTGCGTTTTTCATAAAACTGCATTTAATGTAATGTGAAGGAGATGATGAGGTATGACAGAGATAAATTTCCATCAGCTTGCCCATGAGTTACTCAAACGGGAAGTTGAGGTGGTAACACTTCAAGGTACTTTTACTGGAAGACTTCTTGAAGTGGGAAGTGACGTGATTGTGTTGGAGACACGAGGCAGAATGCGTTCTACGCTAGTCGCTATTCGTATTGAAACCATTGTTGCCCTCTTCCGTGTAGAACAACATAGACCAAGAGGACCTTTTGGTTTTAGTCCTGATGAATTTGAAAGTGAACATGAACATGGCCATGACCATGACCGCATGGAAAGCAGTGACCGTTAAACTATTCCTATCAAGCAAGAGCAGTTTACTTAAGGTGAACTGCTCTTGTTTCGTTTCACATCCAGCATTCTATAATCGAAAAGTATAACATGTCACTCCTTCGACTTGTTTAAATCCCTCTTGAATATATAACGCTTTGGCCCTTTCATTCTCTGCATTGACACAGAGAATGGTTCTGTCATATCCCGTTCTGTTGGCAAAATCCAATAAATACCTAAGCAGGAACCTTCCTAAACCTTTGCCCTGGTATTCAGGCACGATTGCAATGGGACCGATATTCATAATAGGCGCATCTTCATATTCATCGACAGCACCTCGAATCACTCCTACTGGGCGCTCTTTGTCAAAAAGGATAAGCGATGCCCCTTCGATATGATCCGAATTTGTCATCATTTTCACCACCATGTCTGGTGTGATGGGGGTTTCACTTCCTTTTAAATTCGCAAAGGCAGCATTTCGAACCGTACACCAGGCTTCTTCGTCCATGCCTAAACGGAATGGTCTAATTTCATACCCGTCTAACATGCTGAACTTGGGAACCTCTTCATTTCCCCTAACAAGTAAGAACGTGTAGCGCTCCGCCAAAAACTTCAATAGTTCAATAGTATGAGCCAATTTTTCATTAGTGAATGGAACGAACAGAAAAACTTCATCTATCTCGTTTGTATGCCTTAACAACTCTTGCATCAACATTTGGTAGTTCACAAGATGTTCCTCTTCGGAATGAAAAATCCTAAAGCGAGCTTTCCGCCCGCGCCGATTATAATCATTCAACATCAATGAGCCTACTGCTACCATTCTTCCCTTTTGGTTTGTAACAATATAGGTCGGGTTTTCCTTATCTGGTTTAAAGTTTGCTAGATGCTCGTCATACAAAAATGAGTCATCTATTTCTATTTTGTGATTCTTACAATAGGCAACAAAGTCTGCTACTCTCTCTTCACATAAGTATTCTACTTTCATTTCTTGCACTCCCCTTTAAAACTAGGCTCTGTTAAACTTGCCTGTTGATTTCCGCTCCAATCAACAGGATTTATAAATCAACACTGTTCTTTAACACAGCCTAAAACTTAAAACATCATCTTTTTATTGTTCTAGATTATTTTTTATTCTCCTGCCAATTGTTCTGCGATTACAAGTTCAGTTTTTTACCATAACACACTAGTCATGATAAAATAGGGTAATCATATCGTAAATTGGGGGATTGAATGTGGAAGAGTTTGTGTATGTAATTAGGCCAAAGCGGGAAAATTTTATCGAGACCATGACAGAAGAAGAAAATAAGATTATGGGTACCCACTTTCAATATTTAAATGAGCTTTTGACAGAAGAAAAGCTTATCCTCGCAGGTCCGTGCTTAGACGGCGCCATGGGCATTTGTATATTTCGTTCAGAATCATGGGAAGTCGCACAAAAGATTATGGAGAATGATCCAGCCGTGGTTAACGGAGTTATGGATTGTGAATTACATAAATACCGTGTTTCATTAATGGAAGGTCGTTAAAAATAATTTTTCAGACAGAAGGGGTTTCATTGACTAAAGACAACAAAAGAATTCGATTTATTGCAACCTTAATATCAGCATTTATCGGTGGACTCGTGTTCACTGTCCTGCATACACCGATCCCTTGGCTTCTTGGTCCAATGTCAGCAGTTTTAATTGGAGCCAGATTTTCTAGGATTCAGTTTTTCTGGCCGAGTTATATTCGTGATACTGGTTTAATTATTGTTGGATATTCAATCGGTTTATCGTTTACGAAGTCGGCACTTTTACAAATAGTAGCTAAGCTGCCTTCCATGCTGCTTATGACTGTTTTACTTGTCTCATTTTGTGCAGGAATTGCTTATGTCGTTTCCAAGCTTTCAGGCGTCGACTATCCTACTGTATTAACAGGAAGTATTCCTGGTGGGCTATCGCAAATGATTATTTTCGCAGAAGAAGTCAAAGGAATCGATATTACCACCGTTACCTTTCTTCAAGTAGCTCGTTTATTAATGATAATTTTCCTAGTGCCCTTTCTAATTTTAGGGTCTTACTTTAAAAATACACCTGCAAAGTCAAGTGCAGACTTAATTGAAAAAGCAATGCCCTTCTCTGGACCTGTTTTACCAACGTTCATTCTATTTGCTTTACTGTGCATTGCATGTGCATTTTTAGCAAAAAGACTTAAGTTTCCTACTCCGTTTTTATTAGGGCCGATTTTGGGAACTGCCATTGCCACGATGTCTGGATTTCAAGGTCCGTCATTGTCACCAGAGATTTTGGATGTTTCCCAGTTTATGATCGGTAGTTATATTGGACTGCTATTAAAACCTGAGAAATTGCAGCATAAAGCAAAAATTATCACGCTTGCGCTTGTTAGTGGAATGGTCATGATTTTGGGTTCCATTGGTTTAAGCATTTTACTCGTTTCGCTCTATGGTATTTCACCATCCACCAGTTTCTTAAGCCTGGCTCCTGGTGGGATGGATCAGATGGGGATACTCGCTCACGAAATACATGCAGATTTATCTATGGTGACGGGTTATCAGCTTTTCCGCTTATTTTTTATCTATTTTGCTGTTCCACCATTGCTTCGATTGTTTTTTAAAATTGGCTATCGTGGA
The window above is part of the Bacillus sp. SORGH_AS_0510 genome. Proteins encoded here:
- a CDS encoding tellurite resistance/C4-dicarboxylate transporter family protein, producing the protein MFSYLKHKAENLFPGYFALVMATGALSIGTHLLGMEIISKTLLYINIIAYFSLWVLTLTRIFCYFPRMAADLTSHSLGPGFFTLVAGTSVLGCQLIIVANQYTIAIYLWGIAIFLWHVIMYTFFPAVTVRRDKPSMVEGINGAWLIAAVATHSLSILGSLLSPHVGSGRPIVLFFSLCMYFLGCMLYLNIITLIFYRFTFLKLDHSALTPPYWINMGAVAITTLSGSTLILHAKSWSFLTEITPFLKGFTLFFWITGTWWIPLLFILMIWRHIYHRYPLSYDPQFWGMAFPLAMYTTSTYQLSKALDLSFLTIIPRVMIYVAIAAWIFVFLGMIHHLYFHFRNHFQTPTMKNISN
- a CDS encoding S66 peptidase family protein; the encoded protein is MHVPVKLNVGDEIRIVAPSRSAGIMSEVGVKQAKKRLEDLGFKVTFGKNIFESDLQNSTSIEKRVQDIHEAFQDSNVKGILTVIGGFNSNELLPYLDYELIKNNPKVFCGYSDITAIATAITTQAGFITYSGPHFSSFQMGQAQEYQTSFFKKCVMQSEEFSVEASPVWSDDSWYLDQENRHFGEAKWKTYSEGSTKGTLYGGNLCTLNLLQGTTYMPALEDCVLFIEDDELTIPETFARDLTSLLQVAGKIKGLVIGRFQRVSKVTEEQLLFILDKHPQLKEIPVLYDVDFGHTQPIFTFPIGGEVEIDSSDKTIKFTRF
- a CDS encoding DoxX family protein, with amino-acid sequence MFIQFLKENRFISLLLTVLRLYLGWQWIQAGWGKISSGAFDATGFLNGAIKNMAGDHPSVQPWWGSFIKEFALPYVDLFNVLVPWGEFLVGLGLILGIFTSFSILMGLTMNFAYMFSGTTSTNPQMVLLSLFILIAGLNAGKIGLDRWFIPFLKKLLFKKTEAQIPQGA
- a CDS encoding 2-phosphosulfolactate phosphatase, which encodes MFFDQDRYECKVEWGRRGAREAADRGDIIVIVDVLSFSSTVITALRNGAHIYPYPQSLDGKKYAKEIGAEFILGRAEAAKIGKPTLSPVSFGQNHRERKYVLTSINGAFCTWIASRVPALLIGSFLNAESVAVAANQIQKQTASNITVIPCGEQWGEVKEHEDTLRPAIEDYLGAGAILSYLEGKKSPEAELCMTSFLHTKVNLDELIWECGSGRELRARGFEADVTHCSRLNVYQTVPILKNDHFIEYA
- a CDS encoding low molecular weight protein-tyrosine-phosphatase, whose product is MINVLFVCLGNICRSPMAEALFRHLVKKEKLVNKIAVDSAATSPLQIGFPPHEGTLNILKKYNIYSDGLVGRKLKKEDFRKFDYIIGMDESNIKNIYRITGKPNHTKIFRLLDLTKYKKDIPDPFFTGDFEETFRLVSAGCRVLLNKIRREQNL
- a CDS encoding YaiI/YqxD family protein, which gives rise to MKIYVDADACPVKDIIISEGTNADIPVILVTSFSHFSNAEQPSGVETIYVDSGADAADYRIMKLAEKGDIIVTQDYGLASLGLAKGCKVLHHKGSSYTNENIDQLLQTRYLSAMARKSGKRTKGPKPFTSEDREKFKELFKRAISH
- a CDS encoding CoxG family protein, which encodes MNITYEHRFGLPRNVVWKYIKNEKVLRNSIPGCKSFVETSKGVYQAELDVNIGPIQDVFSLKIRFFEKNQSTYQLRVEGKGNVGEVVGKADLLISEVQGGSKITCRADADVTGALALAGKSVLDSGASKGLDTFFEKLEKQIKRTIYEMRRNTR
- a CDS encoding bile acid:sodium symporter family protein, whose product is MKTLEKVSQFVGSTFAIWVLLFAALAFFSPATFTWIAPHISLLLGIIMFGMGLTLSANDFKEVFKRPKDVAIGVVGQFLIMPALAFLLAKGLNLSPEVAVGVILVGCCPGGTASNVMTFLSMGDVALSVTITSITTILAPLVTPALILLLASEWIPVDPGGLFLSIVKIVLFPIILGVVVKKLFNKQAQASVKVLPLVSIIAIVAIVTAVVSVSQQAIAKTGLIIFAVVVLHNCLGYLLGYSFGKMFKMDLSKKKAVAIEVGMQNSGLGAAIAAAHFSPLAAVPSAIFSVWHNISGPVLATIFSRMEDEKSTAKINADQTLAK
- a CDS encoding GDSL-type esterase/lipase family protein translates to MKILKYLFIFIFIIGLGVSAWFYYPQYQIYKMKKQTAVAVNHKTNQISYLNYFQNAKTEELHLLAIGDSIIRGVGAGPNENFVSQFSTKLAEQTNKQVTFDNQGINGITSGELNELVQEGRFDESIKQSDIVTINVGGNDVLRMARGQNFRTVIQDYDQLQTSFSKNLNEITTRITKVNPKATIVFLELYNPIHPDDQMYSIADKMLPKWNLHIYEVANQIPGSIVIETTKVINGDKLQNLSPDGVHPNVAGYTAISEQIMYQLKHQIRKSSV
- a CDS encoding GNAT family N-acetyltransferase, coding for MEIRSDDLTGPEIASLISEHLYNMSLNSPPESIHALNLQQLRKPEIAFWSAWDGRELLGCGALKELNSEHGEIKSMRTSALHLRKGVAKRMLQHLIEEAKLRGYQRVSLETGSMEAFEPARRLYVSFGFQNCKPFSDYKEDPNSVFMTLEL